From Curtobacterium sp. MCBA15_012:
TCTCGTCGCGCGGGACCACCTTGATGCGCTCCCGCCCCTCGGCGGCACCGAGGGCGATCTCGTGCTGGTCGAGGGCGTGCCAGCCGTCGAGGTCGGTGAACGCGACGCCGCGCGCACGGAGGAGGGCCGGGACCGCCTCCGGGGACGGGTCGGCCGGGGTCCACCAGGAGGCCTGGTCGTTCACGATGTGCTGCACGGTCTCCATCGCGTCGGACTTCGTGTGGCCGATGAGGCCGACCGGGCCGCGCTTGATCCACCCCGTCGCGTAGACGCCGGGCAGCTGCGAGCCGTCCTCGCCGAGGACCTGGCCCTCGTGGTTCGGGATGACACCGTAGCGCTCGTCGAACGGCACCCCGGGCAGCGGCGAACCGAAGTACCCCACGGCGCGGTAGACGGCCTGCACGGGGACCTCGCGGACCTCGCCGGTGCCCTCGACGCCGCCCTGGCCGTCCGGACGGGTGCGCTCGTAGCGCAGGGCGGCGACGTGGCCGTCCTCCCCCACGATCTCGAGCGGCTTCGCGTAGAAGTGCAGGTGCAGTCGGCGGCTCGCCTGACCGACCTCGCGGCCGCGCCACGACTCGAGCACGCGGTTCATCACCATGACCTGCTTGTTCGTCTGGATCGCGGTGCGGGACGCCTCGTCGTGGTCGAAGTCCTCGTCGTACACGACCATGTCGACGTCGCGGAGCTCGCCGAGCTCGCGGAGCTCGAGCGGCGTGAACTTCACCTGCGCCGGGCCGCGACGGCCGAACACGTGCACGTCGGTGACCGGGCTCGCCTTGAGGCCCTCGTACACGTTCGCGGGGATCTCGGTGGGCAGCAGGTCGTCGGCGTGCTTGGCGAGGATGCGGGACACGTCGAGTGCGACGTTGCCGTTGCCGATCACCGCGACGCTCTCGGCGTCGAGCGGCCAGGTGCGCGGCACGTCCGGGTGGCCGTCGAACCAGCTGACGAAGTCCGCCGCGCCGTGCGAGCCCTCGAGCTCGACACCGGGCACGTCGAGGTCGGCGTCCTTGATCGCGCCGGTCGAGAACAGCACCGCGTGGTAGTGCTGCTTGAGGTCGTCGAGGGTGATGTCCTCGCCGAAGCGCACGTTGCCGAACAGCCGCACGACCCCGCGGTCGAGCACGTCACGCAGCGCGTTGACGATGCCCTTGATCCGCGGGTGGTCCGGCGCGACGCCGTACCGCACCAGCCCGTACGGCGCGGGGAGCTGCTCGAACAGGTCGATCGACACGTCGTAGCCGTGGGCTTCGCGCAGGAGGATGTCGGCCGCGTAGATCCCGGCCGGGCCGGCGCCGACGATGGCGAGTCGGAGGGTGGGCACTGATGTCTCCAGTTCGTTCGGCCGGGATCGTCCCGGCGGACTGTCCGAGGGTACGTGCTGGCGGGTGGGTGCCAGCGGCTGCGTGTCGTGGACCTCGCCCGGCGGGTGGACCCGCGCCCGGTGGGGCCGTCAGCGGCTGCGGTCCACGACCGTCTCGGCGAAGCGGGTGAGCGCACGCTTGACCGTGCCGTCGGGCAGCGGGGCGAGGGCCTCGACCGCTTCCTCCGCCCAGCGCACCGCGACGGACCGGGTCGCGGTCGTCGCCTGGTGCTCACGGAGCGCGGCGACCGCCGACTGGTACGGCGCGGACTGCACGGCCTCGTCCGGGGCGTCCTTCACGTCCCGGTCGATCCGCTCGAGCAGGGAGGCGGCATCGACGTCGGACACGGCGAGGCGGCGCAGCTGCAGCAGCGGCAGCGTGTCGACGCCGGCGCGCAGGTCGTTGCCGGCGATCTTGCCGGTCTTGTCGGTCGCCGGGGCGAGGTCGATGACGTCGTCGACGAGCTGGAACGCGACGCCGACCTTCTCGCCGAACGTCCCGACGGCGTCGAGGTACGCGCGGTCGGCGCCCGAGAACATGACGCCCGCGCGCGCGGCGGTCGCGATCAGCGAGCCGGTCTTGTCGCTGAGCACCTGGATGTAGTGCTCGACGGGGTCGTCCTCCGGCTGCGGGCCGGTCGTCTCGTGCAGCTGGCCCATGCAGAGCCGCTGGAAGGTCTCGGCCTGCATCCGGATGCCCTCTGCGCCGAGGTCGGCGGTGATGAGGCTGGCCCGGGCGAACAGCAGGTCACCGGTCAGGATCGCGACGTTGTTGCCGTAGGTCACGTGCGCGGCCGGGACCCCGCGGCGCACCGGCGCCTCGTCCATGACGTCGTCGTGGTACAGCGACGCCAGGTGGGTCGTCTCGATGCTCACCGCGGCCTTCACCACGGCGTCCGTGACGCCCTGGCCGAGCTGCGCGATGAGGAGCGTGAGGGTCGGCCGGATCCGCTTGCCGCCGGCGGACAGCAGGTAGCGGCTGGTCGTGTCGGCGAGGGTGTCGGTCGACCGCATGGCGACCTCGAGGCCCTCCTCGACGAGCTCGAGCCCGTCGTCGACCGAGGCGATGAAGCGCCGGTCGGCGGGGCTGGCGAACAGGCGTTCGCCGATCCCCAACGACTTGCGGAGACTCGGTGCGCGACGTGCGACCGGGACGCTCGGGTTCAAGTGCTGCTCCGTGTTCGAAGGGTGGGGGCCGTCAGGCGCCGGACGGCTCGGAGCCCGAGGACGTCGTGCCGGTCTGGTCGAGGCCGGGCTGCTCACCCGTGTGCTGGTGGGCACGGCGGGCCTTGGCGCGACGGGCCGCCGACTCGCGGACGGTCCCGGCGACGGGCTTGCGGCCGCGGTGCAGCGCGACGATGCCGGCGGTCAGGTTGCGGTGGGCCACCATCGTGAAGCCGACGCCGCGGAGCCACTGGCTGAGGACCTGCTGGTCGGGCCAGGCCTCGATGGACTCGGCGAGGTAACGGTAGGCCGCCGGGTTGCTGCTGGAGAGCCGGGCGATGCCCGGGAGCACGCGCTTGAGGTACGCGCCGTAGCCGAGGCGCAGCAGCGCCATCGGCGGGGTCGAGAACTCGCAGATGACGACACGGCCGCCGGGCTTGAGCACCCGGAGCATCTCGCCGATCGCCTGCATCGGGTCGTTCACGTTGCGCAGCCCGAACGAGATCGTGACCGCGTCGAACGTGTCGTCGTCGAAGGGCAGGTGCTCGGCGTCGCCCTCGACGAAGGTGATCTCGGGGTGCCGCTCCCGCCCGACCGCGATCATGCCCGCGGACAGGTCGAGGGCCGTGACCTCCGCGCCCTTCTTGGCGAGCACCGCGGCACTCGTGCCCGTGCCCGCCGCGATGTCGAGGATGCGCTCCCCCGGTTGCGGGTCGATCGCGCGGACCGTCGCGACACGCCACAGCGGGGCGTTGCCCGCCGAGAGGATGTCGTTCGTGAGGTCGTACTTCGCGGCGACGTCGTCGAACATTGCCGCCACTTCGTCCGGCTGCTTGCTCAGGTCCGCTCTGCTCACCGCACCATCCTAGAGGTCGCGGCCGAGGGTGTCCCGGACGCACGCGCCGGTCCGTGCGCCCGTGGGCGGCGGGGCGCCCGGCCCCGGTCTGCGCCGGACCCGGCGGGGCGCCCGGCCCGTGCGCGCGTACGATCGATCCGTGCCCCGAACCACCACGGCGACCCCCGCGCTCACGGTCTCGACCAGGATCCTGGACGACCCGGGCGACGTCCTCCGGCACACCCTGCGTGACGCGCCCCTCGCCTTCGTCCGCGGCGGCGACGGCATCGTCGGGATCGGTGAGGCACACCGGTGGACCTTCAGCGGCCCGGACCGGATGCGGCAGGCGTCGGCGGCCTGGCGCGAGCTGGTCGCAGCCGCCACGGTCGACGACCCCGTGCAGCTCCGCGGCAGCGGTCTGGTCGCGTTCGGGTCCTTCGCGTTCGCCGACGACTCGGGCGAGCAGAGCGTCCTCGTCGTCCCCCGCGTGGTGATCGGTCGGCACCGGGGCAAGGCCTGGCTGACCGCCGTCGACACGACACCCGACCCCGCTCCCCTGACCTTCTCGCGCACCTCGGTCCCGGTGCCCGTCGTCGGCGGGCACGTCTCCGTCGCGTTCGGTCCGGGCGCCGTCGACGAGGACGCCTACGCCGCCGCGGTCGCCGACGCCGTCCGACGCATCACCGCGGGCGACGCCGACAAGGTCGTGCTCGCGCGGGACCTCGTCGGCACGCTGCCGCCGGACGCCGACCTGCGTGCCGTGCTGCTCGACCTCGCCGCGGCCTACCCGCAGTGCGTCACCTTCGCCGTGGACGGTCTCGTCGGGGCCACCCCGGAGACCCTGGCCCGGACCGACGGCACCGAGCTGTCCGCACGGGTCCTCGCCGGCAGTGCGGCGCGCGGCGACGACCCGGTGTCCGACCGTGCCGCCGCCGAGGCCCTCGCGGCGAGTGCGAAGGACGTCGAGGAGCACGGCTTCGCGATCGCCAGCCTGCTCGAGGCGCTCCGACCGATCGCCTCCGACCTCCGCGCCGACCCGGAACCGTTCCGGCTGCAGCTGCCGAACCTCTGGCACCTCGCCACCGACGTGCGCGCGACGCTCCCGCCCGGGACGACCTCGCTCGACGTCGCCGACGCCCTGCACCCCACCGCCGCGGTCGCCGGCACGCCGACAGACGTCGCCGTGCGCCTGGTCGCCGAACTCGAGGGCGTCGACCGCGGTCGCTACGCCGGCCCGGTCGGCTGGATGGGGGCGAGCGGCGACGGCGAGTGGATGCTCGCACTGCGGAGCGCGCAGGTCTCCGCCGACGGGACCGTCCGGGCCTGGGCCGGGGCGGGCATCGTCGCCGGGTCCGATCCGGCGCGGGAGGTCGCCGAGACGGCGCTGAAGTTCCGCCCGATCCGCGACGCGCTGGCCTGACGAACGGGCCGGACCCGCCGAGCGGGCGCGCCGACCCGACGGGCGCGCCGACCCGACTCACGCGCCGGACACACCGGGTGCACCGGGCGCACCGGACACGCCCACCCGGCGCACGGGCCAGGCGCACCGGCCCGGCGCACCGCCCCGACGCGCGGGCCCGGCGTACCGCCCCGGCGCCCGGGCCGCGGCCTCACTCGGCCAGCGGCACCTCGACCACGAGTCGCTCCGCCGGGTCGGTGAGCACGGCCTCCAGGTCACCCCACGTCTCGACGCGGCGGTACTCCCACCCGAGCCCGGTCACGACGCGCTCGACGTCGACGTGCTGCGGCGTGGTCATCATCCGGCGCATGTCCTCGTCGGGCGTGGTCTCCGCCACCTCGAGCCCGCGGAAGATCGCGCCGCCGTCGTCGTTGCCGACCACCACCTGCACGCGGTGCGTCTCCTCCTCGGTCCCGGTGACGAGCGCGCCGAGGTCGTGCAGGAACGTCAGGTCGCCGACGAGCACGCGCGTGGTGCCGATCAGCCCCGTCGAGCCCTCGAGCGCGGCGGCGATCCCGAGGGCCGTGGACACGGTGCCGTCGATCCCGGCGAGGCCGCGGTTCGCGTGGACGCGCAGCTTCTTGCCGGCGACGTGCGCGTCGGCGACGCGGATGAGCTGCGAGGCGCCGAGCACGAGCCGGTCGTGCGGCCAGGTCGCGCCCCACACCGCGTCGACGAGCATCGTCCGGTCGACGGGGCGACGGCGCAGCGCGACCTCGTCGCGCAGGTACCGGTTCCGCTCGCCGCGGTCGGTCGACCGCTTGGCGTCGAGGTCCGGACCTGCGTCGCCGTCACCGAGGAGCGCGCGGCTCGTCGCGACCCAGCGCCCCACCCACGCACGGTGCGCGGCCGTGGTGCGGCCCGTCACGCGGACGTCGGACACGACGGTGGTCACCGCGGTCGACCGGGAGGCGCGGCGCGGGTCGTACGGGTCGGCCGCCGGTCCGCGGACCACGACCGTCTCGACGTCGTCGCGCTGCAGGAGCGCGGGCACCTCACGGCTCAGGGTCGGGTGGCCCACCACGACCGCGCGGCGGACCGCGCCGCCGAACGCGGGGTCACGGAGCAGGTCTCGGTAGGCCACGACGAGGTTGCGGCCGAACCGGGCACCGCTGGACACCTCGGCGAGCAGCGGCGCACCGAGTTCCCAGGCGATCCGTTCGGCGTCCGCACCGGCGTCGTGTCCGGCGATGACGACGGTGCCCGGCTCGGCGTCCGGCTCGAGCTCGGCCACCGGCAACCCGGTGTGGGCGCGGCGCCGGGCGTGGTCGAGGTCGACCTCGTCCTCGGGCACGGCCTCGACGTCCTCCGCACGGAGGCCGGCGGAGAGCGGTTCCCGGAAGGCGACGTTGAGCTGGACGGGGCCCGGCTGCCCGGTGTGCCCGGCCGCGACCGCGACGGCCTCACGGGCGAGTGCGCGGACCGTGGCGACGTCGACGCTGCCCGAGCTCGGGGCCTGCACGTCGCGGACGTGGTCGACCGCCGGGCCGAACAGCCCCGGCTGCACGGTGGTCTGGTTGCTGCCGATGCCGCGGAGCTCCTCGGGCCGGTCGGCACTGAGCACGACCATCGGGACCCCGGAGTGGTGCGCCTCGAGCACGGCCGGGTGGAGGTTCGCGACCGCGGTGCCGGAGGTCGTGACGACCGCGGCGGGGCGACCGGTCTCGACGGCCAGTCCGAGCGCGAAGAACCCCGCGGTGCGCTCGTCGAGCCGGACGTGCACAGTGATCCCACCGGCACGTTCGAGGGCGACCGCGGCGAGGGCGAGGGCCTGCGACCGGGAGCCGGGACTGACCACGACGTCGGTCACGCCGGCGCGCGTCAACTCGCGCAGGAGCGCCAGCGCGAAGTCGGTCGACGGGCTGCCCGATCCGGGCGGGCCGTCAGCGATCGGAGGGGCCGTCGTCGTCTCGTTCGTGGAACTGGTCCTCGAGGTCTCGGAGGGTGGCGTCGTCCTGGTCCTTGTCGGTGCGGGGCGGCTCGGTGCCGCGGGGGCCGCCGAGGAAGTCCGGGTCGTCTTCGGGACCACGGTACCGGGGTCCCGGTCCGCGGTTCGCCGGTGCGCGCCCGAGCAGGAACCACAGCAGGCCGCCCAGCACGGGGAGCACGAGGACGAGGAGGATCCACCACCCGCGGCGGAGGGACCGGATGCGGTCGCGCGGCATGGTCGCGCAGTCGATGACCGCGTAGACCGTGAAGGCCACGGCGGCGACGACGACGACCAACCACAGACGGACCATCCCCGGATTCTAGGAGTCGCGCCTGGGACCGCCCTGCCCGTCAGCGTCCACGGGGTCGACGTTCCGTAGACTCATCGGGTGAAAGCGTGGCTCGTCTACACCCTGGCCCGGCTCGGCATCTTCGCCGTGGCCCTCGTCGTCCTGTTCGTCGTCGGTCTCCCCTGGTACTGGGCGACGATCGGCGCGGCGGTCATCGGGTTGCTCGTGTCGTACATCGCCCTGCCCGGGCTCCGAGGACAGGTGACCGCGAGCATCGCCGCCCGCCGTGGCCGCACCGCTCGCGACGCGGACAGCGACTTCGAGGACGACTTCGTCGACGCCGAGGACACCGAACCGGCCGTCCCGGGAACGCCCTCGGCCGAGGCCACCACGGCTGCACCGGGCGAGACCGCGATGCCCGCGTCGTCCGCGACCACCCCGGCCGCGTCCTCGGAGTCCACCGAGGCCGCACGACCGGCCGGTGACCGCGGACCGGACCCGGAGCGCGACGCGGACTGACCGACCCTGCGCTACGGCTGGATCGCGAGCGTGATCCCGAGCACGACGCCGAACGCCAGCGACGCGAACGACGACAGCTGCAGCGCGGTGATGAGTTCACGGGGCTTGCGGGACGACACCCCGATCGCGAGCGCCGGCAGGGCCAGCAGGAGCGAGAAGTACGCGAAGCCGGTCCGGAAGTACAGCAGCACGAACCAGAGCAGCGCGACGTACGGCAGCAGCAGGAACAGCGCGAACAGCACCCGTGCGACGGGACGGCCGACGACGACCGCGAGGGTGCGCTTGCCCGCCTGACGGTCCTCGTCGACGTCGCGGATGTTGTTCACCATGAGGACGGCGCAGGCGAAGAAGCCCGCCGCGACGGCTGCGGCCCACCCGCTCGTCGTCACCTCGCGGATCTGCACGAACTGGGTGCCGAGGACGGCCACCAGGCCGAAGAACACGAAGACGAAGACCTCGCCGAGCGCGTTGTAGCCGTAGGGCTTCTTGCCGCCCGTGTAGAACCACGCGGCGACGATGGCGGCGGCACCGACGAGCAGCAGCCACCAGAGCCCGGTCAGCAGCACGATGACGAGCCCCGCGAGGGCCGCGAGGCCGAAGAAGGTCAGCGCGACGACGAGCACGGTCCTCGGCTTCGCCAGTCCGGCCCCGGTGAGTCGAGCCGGGCCGACCCGGAACTCGTCGGTCCCCCGGACCCCGTCGGAGTAGTCGTTGCTGTAGTTCACGCCGATCTGCAGGAACAGCGCCACGGCGAGGGCGAGGAGCGCCACCGCGAGGTGGTGGTCCTTGCCGAGGTAGGAGCCGAAGTCACCGGGCTCGCCGCTGTCCACGAACGCCACACCGGTGCCGAGCACCACCGGGACGACGCCCAGGGTCAGCGTGCGCAGGCGGGCGCCGCCGATCCAGTCGCTGGCGGTCGCCTTCCGCTTCGTGCGCTGCGGGGCGGCGGCCTTCGCGGGGTTGC
This genomic window contains:
- a CDS encoding DUF4229 domain-containing protein; amino-acid sequence: MKAWLVYTLARLGIFAVALVVLFVVGLPWYWATIGAAVIGLLVSYIALPGLRGQVTASIAARRGRTARDADSDFEDDFVDAEDTEPAVPGTPSAEATTAAPGETAMPASSATTPAASSESTEAARPAGDRGPDPERDAD
- a CDS encoding demethylmenaquinone methyltransferase, translated to MSRADLSKQPDEVAAMFDDVAAKYDLTNDILSAGNAPLWRVATVRAIDPQPGERILDIAAGTGTSAAVLAKKGAEVTALDLSAGMIAVGRERHPEITFVEGDAEHLPFDDDTFDAVTISFGLRNVNDPMQAIGEMLRVLKPGGRVVICEFSTPPMALLRLGYGAYLKRVLPGIARLSSSNPAAYRYLAESIEAWPDQQVLSQWLRGVGFTMVAHRNLTAGIVALHRGRKPVAGTVRESAARRAKARRAHQHTGEQPGLDQTGTTSSGSEPSGA
- a CDS encoding 1,4-dihydroxy-2-naphthoate polyprenyltransferase — protein: MARTKNTTQSKGRSGNPAKAAAPQRTKRKATASDWIGGARLRTLTLGVVPVVLGTGVAFVDSGEPGDFGSYLGKDHHLAVALLALAVALFLQIGVNYSNDYSDGVRGTDEFRVGPARLTGAGLAKPRTVLVVALTFFGLAALAGLVIVLLTGLWWLLLVGAAAIVAAWFYTGGKKPYGYNALGEVFVFVFFGLVAVLGTQFVQIREVTTSGWAAAVAAGFFACAVLMVNNIRDVDEDRQAGKRTLAVVVGRPVARVLFALFLLLPYVALLWFVLLYFRTGFAYFSLLLALPALAIGVSSRKPRELITALQLSSFASLAFGVVLGITLAIQP
- a CDS encoding FAD-dependent oxidoreductase, with translation MPTLRLAIVGAGPAGIYAADILLREAHGYDVSIDLFEQLPAPYGLVRYGVAPDHPRIKGIVNALRDVLDRGVVRLFGNVRFGEDITLDDLKQHYHAVLFSTGAIKDADLDVPGVELEGSHGAADFVSWFDGHPDVPRTWPLDAESVAVIGNGNVALDVSRILAKHADDLLPTEIPANVYEGLKASPVTDVHVFGRRGPAQVKFTPLELRELGELRDVDMVVYDEDFDHDEASRTAIQTNKQVMVMNRVLESWRGREVGQASRRLHLHFYAKPLEIVGEDGHVAALRYERTRPDGQGGVEGTGEVREVPVQAVYRAVGYFGSPLPGVPFDERYGVIPNHEGQVLGEDGSQLPGVYATGWIKRGPVGLIGHTKSDAMETVQHIVNDQASWWTPADPSPEAVPALLRARGVAFTDLDGWHALDQHEIALGAAEGRERIKVVPRDEMVDVSLRRADAPAS
- a CDS encoding PLDc N-terminal domain-containing protein, whose amino-acid sequence is MVRLWLVVVVAAVAFTVYAVIDCATMPRDRIRSLRRGWWILLVLVLPVLGGLLWFLLGRAPANRGPGPRYRGPEDDPDFLGGPRGTEPPRTDKDQDDATLRDLEDQFHERDDDGPSDR
- the menD gene encoding 2-succinyl-5-enolpyruvyl-6-hydroxy-3-cyclohexene-1-carboxylic-acid synthase; amino-acid sequence: MADGPPGSGSPSTDFALALLRELTRAGVTDVVVSPGSRSQALALAAVALERAGGITVHVRLDERTAGFFALGLAVETGRPAAVVTTSGTAVANLHPAVLEAHHSGVPMVVLSADRPEELRGIGSNQTTVQPGLFGPAVDHVRDVQAPSSGSVDVATVRALAREAVAVAAGHTGQPGPVQLNVAFREPLSAGLRAEDVEAVPEDEVDLDHARRRAHTGLPVAELEPDAEPGTVVIAGHDAGADAERIAWELGAPLLAEVSSGARFGRNLVVAYRDLLRDPAFGGAVRRAVVVGHPTLSREVPALLQRDDVETVVVRGPAADPYDPRRASRSTAVTTVVSDVRVTGRTTAAHRAWVGRWVATSRALLGDGDAGPDLDAKRSTDRGERNRYLRDEVALRRRPVDRTMLVDAVWGATWPHDRLVLGASQLIRVADAHVAGKKLRVHANRGLAGIDGTVSTALGIAAALEGSTGLIGTTRVLVGDLTFLHDLGALVTGTEEETHRVQVVVGNDDGGAIFRGLEVAETTPDEDMRRMMTTPQHVDVERVVTGLGWEYRRVETWGDLEAVLTDPAERLVVEVPLAE
- a CDS encoding polyprenyl synthetase family protein, which produces MNPSVPVARRAPSLRKSLGIGERLFASPADRRFIASVDDGLELVEEGLEVAMRSTDTLADTTSRYLLSAGGKRIRPTLTLLIAQLGQGVTDAVVKAAVSIETTHLASLYHDDVMDEAPVRRGVPAAHVTYGNNVAILTGDLLFARASLITADLGAEGIRMQAETFQRLCMGQLHETTGPQPEDDPVEHYIQVLSDKTGSLIATAARAGVMFSGADRAYLDAVGTFGEKVGVAFQLVDDVIDLAPATDKTGKIAGNDLRAGVDTLPLLQLRRLAVSDVDAASLLERIDRDVKDAPDEAVQSAPYQSAVAALREHQATTATRSVAVRWAEEAVEALAPLPDGTVKRALTRFAETVVDRSR
- a CDS encoding isochorismate synthase MenF, whose protein sequence is MPRTTTATPALTVSTRILDDPGDVLRHTLRDAPLAFVRGGDGIVGIGEAHRWTFSGPDRMRQASAAWRELVAAATVDDPVQLRGSGLVAFGSFAFADDSGEQSVLVVPRVVIGRHRGKAWLTAVDTTPDPAPLTFSRTSVPVPVVGGHVSVAFGPGAVDEDAYAAAVADAVRRITAGDADKVVLARDLVGTLPPDADLRAVLLDLAAAYPQCVTFAVDGLVGATPETLARTDGTELSARVLAGSAARGDDPVSDRAAAEALAASAKDVEEHGFAIASLLEALRPIASDLRADPEPFRLQLPNLWHLATDVRATLPPGTTSLDVADALHPTAAVAGTPTDVAVRLVAELEGVDRGRYAGPVGWMGASGDGEWMLALRSAQVSADGTVRAWAGAGIVAGSDPAREVAETALKFRPIRDALA